The following are encoded in a window of Maylandia zebra isolate NMK-2024a linkage group LG5, Mzebra_GT3a, whole genome shotgun sequence genomic DNA:
- the LOC106676403 gene encoding E3 SUMO-protein ligase ZBED1 isoform X2: METEDNTVNHENDVEKTEDACPWPYLEEFFVYRGRKGDSVQMQCKLCLTSTVISAYKTSASNLKKHIERKHPSKTEQYNITVASTSRQRKTTATPNKLSANTQAKLPDLMLRAANKHVPQATVDKLVINFICEGLQPFAVVEQPSFKELVTTLQPQAKVISRPTVRARICEAADHMKMTLVAALDKVKFVATTTDCWSAHQKSYLGVTCHWIEEASLERRSAAPACKRLRGSHTFDMLAGALDDIHCQYKIRGKVVRTTTDSGSNFVKAFHMFGAQNDADEAEDEADPETIDLTDHRDYHEASAILDEDSGLEYQLPPHQRCACHLLNLVATTDAALAESMNETYKRLSRATFAKCQAIWNKTGRSHLANEVVEDKCELQIIRPNATRWNSTYLAIERIIRIIDEKGEDAIRSICEEFKVKMLSPAEVAFLREYCTTMKPLVKASNILQSESTSFMGWLLPVIQQLLSKLSRLETSSKTCVPLIRALQNGLQKRFGAMMEDPELAAAAVLLPKFKTSWTDRADVTEAEHESEDQQRESSDEDEFFSRPISRRLQSAVELDGYLACATDTMELLHSFSAIKNLSLKLNTALPASAACERLFSCAGLLFTAKRSRIASVNLENQLLLKLNKRFRK, from the exons ATGGAGACAGAGGACAACACTGTCAACCATGAAAACGACGTAGAAAAGACGGAGGACGCGTGCCCGTGGCCATACCTGGAGGAATTTTTCGTGtacagaggaagaaaaggagACAGCGTCCAGATGCAGTGCAAACTTTGTTTGACCTCTACAGTCATTTCAGCTTACAAGACTTCAGCATCTAATCTAAAAAAACACATTGAG AGGAAACATCCATCGAAGACTGAGCAGTACAATATCACTGTGGCATCAACATCTCGACAGCGAAAGACCACAGCCACACCAAACAAGCTCTCAGCAAATACACAAGCCAAGTTACCAGACCTGATGTTGAGAgctgcaaacaaacatgttccACAAGCAACTGTTGACAAGCTTGTCATCAATTTCATATGTGAGGGTCTACAGCCATTTGCAGTGGTAGAACAGCCATCTTTCAAAGAATTGGTTACCACATTACAACCTCAAGCCAAAGTCATCTCCAGACCCACTGTCCGTGCCAGAATCTGTGAAGCTGCTGATCACATGAAGATGACTTTGGTTGCAGCATTGGATAAAGTCAAATTTGTTGCTACCACTACTGATTGTTGGTCAGCTCATCAGAAAAGTTACCTTGGAGTCACATGCCATTGGATAGAGGAAGCGTCCCTGGAAAGAAGATCTGCAGCACCAGCATGCAAAAGATTGAGAGGGTCTCACACATTTGACATGCTTGCTGGTGCGCTTGATGATATCCATTGCCAATACAAGATTAGAGGCAAAGTTGTAAGAACCACAACTGATAGTGGATCCAACTTTGTCAAGGCCTTCCACATGTTTGGGGCACAAAATGATGCAGATGAAGCTGAAGATGAAGCAGACCCAGAAACTATTGACCTGACTGACCATAGGGACTACCATGAGGCAAGTGCAATTCTTGATGAAGACTCTGGTTTGGAGTATCAACTTCCGCCTCATCAGCGATGTGCATGTCACCTGCTAAACCTTGTGGCAACAACTGATGCTGCCCTAGCAGAGAGCATGAATGAAACCTACAAGAGGCTCTCCCGTGCAACCTTTGCAAAATGCCAGGCCATTTGGAACAAAACTGGCCGATCTCATTTGGCTAATGAAGTGGTAGAGGACAAGTGTGAGCTACAGATCATTCGTCCCAATGCAACACGATGGAATTCAACCTACCTTGCCATTGAAAGGATAATACGCATCATTGATGAGAAGGGGGAAGATGCCATCAGGAGCATTTGTGAGGAGTTCAAGGTGAAAAT GTTGAGTCCTGCAGAAGTTGCATTCCTTAGGGAGTACTGTACCACCATGAAGCCACTGGTGAAAGCTTCAAACATCCTTCAGTCTGAGTCCACTTCCTTTATGGGATGGCTCCTGCCAGTAATCCAACAACTACTGTCCAAACTTAGCAGGCTGGAGACATCAAGCAAGACATGCGTGCCACTCATCAGAGCCCTGCAAAATGGCCTTCAAAAGCGTTTTGGAGCGATGATGGAGGATCCAGAgttggctgcagctgcagtcctCTTACCCAAGTTCAAGACTTCCTGGACTGACAGAGCAGATGTAACAGAGGCTG AGCATGAGAGTGAGGATCAGCAAAGAGAGTCATCTGATGAAGATGAATTCTTCTCCAGACCAATCTCCAGAAGGCTGCAAAGTGCAGTTGAGCTTGATGGTTATCTTGCTTGTGCCACAGACACCATGGAGCTGCTGCACTCCTTCTCAGCCATCAAAAACCTCTCTCTTAAACTAAACACAGCTCTGCCTGCTTCTGCTGCGTGTGAACGACTTTTTAGCTGTGCTGGTCTACTCTTCACTGCCAAACGAAGTCGGATTGCCTCTGTTAATTTAGAAAACCAGCTCTTGCTGAAACTGAACAAAAGGTTCAGAAAgtaa
- the LOC106676403 gene encoding zinc finger BED domain-containing protein 4 isoform X1, translating into METEDNTVNHENDVEKTEDACPWPYLEEFFVYRGRKGDSVQMQCKLCLTSTVISAYKTSASNLKKHIERKHPSKTEQYNITVASTSRQRKTTATPNKLSANTQAKLPDLMLRAANKHVPQATVDKLVINFICEGLQPFAVVEQPSFKELVTTLQPQAKVISRPTVRARICEAADHMKMTLVAALDKVKFVATTTDCWSAHQKSYLGVTCHWIEEASLERRSAAPACKRLRGSHTFDMLAGALDDIHCQYKIRGKVVRTTTDSGSNFVKAFHMFGAQNDADEAEDEADPETIDLTDHRDYHEASAILDEDSGLEYQLPPHQRCACHLLNLVATTDAALAESMNETYKRLSRATFAKCQAIWNKTGRSHLANEVVEDKCELQIIRPNATRWNSTYLAIERIIRIIDEKGEDAIRSICEEFKVKMLSPAEVAFLREYCTTMKPLVKASNILQSESTSFMGWLLPVIQQLLSKLSRLETSSKTCVPLIRALQNGLQKRFGAMMEDPELAAAAVLLPKFKTSWTDRADVTEAALTYIKQHLEMTEHESEDQQRESSDEDEFFSRPISRRLQSAVELDGYLACATDTMELLHSFSAIKNLSLKLNTALPASAACERLFSCAGLLFTAKRSRIASVNLENQLLLKLNKRFRK; encoded by the exons ATGGAGACAGAGGACAACACTGTCAACCATGAAAACGACGTAGAAAAGACGGAGGACGCGTGCCCGTGGCCATACCTGGAGGAATTTTTCGTGtacagaggaagaaaaggagACAGCGTCCAGATGCAGTGCAAACTTTGTTTGACCTCTACAGTCATTTCAGCTTACAAGACTTCAGCATCTAATCTAAAAAAACACATTGAG AGGAAACATCCATCGAAGACTGAGCAGTACAATATCACTGTGGCATCAACATCTCGACAGCGAAAGACCACAGCCACACCAAACAAGCTCTCAGCAAATACACAAGCCAAGTTACCAGACCTGATGTTGAGAgctgcaaacaaacatgttccACAAGCAACTGTTGACAAGCTTGTCATCAATTTCATATGTGAGGGTCTACAGCCATTTGCAGTGGTAGAACAGCCATCTTTCAAAGAATTGGTTACCACATTACAACCTCAAGCCAAAGTCATCTCCAGACCCACTGTCCGTGCCAGAATCTGTGAAGCTGCTGATCACATGAAGATGACTTTGGTTGCAGCATTGGATAAAGTCAAATTTGTTGCTACCACTACTGATTGTTGGTCAGCTCATCAGAAAAGTTACCTTGGAGTCACATGCCATTGGATAGAGGAAGCGTCCCTGGAAAGAAGATCTGCAGCACCAGCATGCAAAAGATTGAGAGGGTCTCACACATTTGACATGCTTGCTGGTGCGCTTGATGATATCCATTGCCAATACAAGATTAGAGGCAAAGTTGTAAGAACCACAACTGATAGTGGATCCAACTTTGTCAAGGCCTTCCACATGTTTGGGGCACAAAATGATGCAGATGAAGCTGAAGATGAAGCAGACCCAGAAACTATTGACCTGACTGACCATAGGGACTACCATGAGGCAAGTGCAATTCTTGATGAAGACTCTGGTTTGGAGTATCAACTTCCGCCTCATCAGCGATGTGCATGTCACCTGCTAAACCTTGTGGCAACAACTGATGCTGCCCTAGCAGAGAGCATGAATGAAACCTACAAGAGGCTCTCCCGTGCAACCTTTGCAAAATGCCAGGCCATTTGGAACAAAACTGGCCGATCTCATTTGGCTAATGAAGTGGTAGAGGACAAGTGTGAGCTACAGATCATTCGTCCCAATGCAACACGATGGAATTCAACCTACCTTGCCATTGAAAGGATAATACGCATCATTGATGAGAAGGGGGAAGATGCCATCAGGAGCATTTGTGAGGAGTTCAAGGTGAAAAT GTTGAGTCCTGCAGAAGTTGCATTCCTTAGGGAGTACTGTACCACCATGAAGCCACTGGTGAAAGCTTCAAACATCCTTCAGTCTGAGTCCACTTCCTTTATGGGATGGCTCCTGCCAGTAATCCAACAACTACTGTCCAAACTTAGCAGGCTGGAGACATCAAGCAAGACATGCGTGCCACTCATCAGAGCCCTGCAAAATGGCCTTCAAAAGCGTTTTGGAGCGATGATGGAGGATCCAGAgttggctgcagctgcagtcctCTTACCCAAGTTCAAGACTTCCTGGACTGACAGAGCAGATGTAACAGAGGCTG CCTTGACATACATCAAACAACATCTTGAAATGACAGAGCATGAGAGTGAGGATCAGCAAAGAGAGTCATCTGATGAAGATGAATTCTTCTCCAGACCAATCTCCAGAAGGCTGCAAAGTGCAGTTGAGCTTGATGGTTATCTTGCTTGTGCCACAGACACCATGGAGCTGCTGCACTCCTTCTCAGCCATCAAAAACCTCTCTCTTAAACTAAACACAGCTCTGCCTGCTTCTGCTGCGTGTGAACGACTTTTTAGCTGTGCTGGTCTACTCTTCACTGCCAAACGAAGTCGGATTGCCTCTGTTAATTTAGAAAACCAGCTCTTGCTGAAACTGAACAAAAGGTTCAGAAAgtaa